In Helicoverpa zea isolate HzStark_Cry1AcR chromosome 3, ilHelZeax1.1, whole genome shotgun sequence, the sequence TTGTACCAGGAAACAGATGGTTAAAAGagtaattttgatttaattattgaTTAAATCCGGATACTTAGCGAATTCAATTAGGCACCGTGTTAAAGCTCTCGGCACTCGTAGTGCTCTTATGAGTTCAACCAAAAATTCAGTGGGACTGGAATAGTAGTCTCTATCATTGAAGAAAATTGTACGGAAGCTATTATCGATGGGCCATCACAAGAGGTTGAGATGATGCAACTACTTAGATATTTTGCGGAAAGGTTAAGGAATCAATAAACCCTGTTTTGCTTTGTATGTTATATCTGCTAGACAGGAAAACGCTCAAGGCCAACGTTAGACGTAGACACACACTGCGGAttgtgaatgaaaaaaaaatggtaaaattGAAACTCTTCTAACTTCGTTGAAGATCTACTGCCTATGTAGTGCAGATGACAGTGAAGGTAGTGCATTTGCTGTTATGCAAGAACCTAGAATTCTCTTTTTGGGATTTTACGCAACTTGTGTTATGTCTTGGTTTTAAGGAAATATTTGCTATAAGATTTGGGATTTAGGAGAGCAAGGTCAATCGCTCTACCATATTACtttacttaaaagttttaaattttgTACTTCCAAAAAATCCCGAAAGTTCCCAACCGATCAATTAGCTTCCCTATAGTGCTAATACTACTGTAGATATACCCTTTTAACACTCTAATTCCATATTACATGCATTTGCAATAGACATGGGCGTACTCAGGATTTGGGAGGAGGGGGGAGGAGCAAAATATATAATCATCGTGTATAAACAGCACATAAATATGTGTTAAAAGTAACAACATGCATCCATCAGACGAATGAGTTCTACAGTTACTAGTTAGTTCTACAGTTCTAGTTTACAGTCCGCTTATCATCATCAAGTCCAGGACACAGTTTGGCCCGTTCTGCTCAACTAAGCTAAAGTTTAGATTAACTGCGATCTCGGTATTTCCAATAGTATAAACCTGGTCGTTTATGTGGATGTTAACAATGGAATGTTATTACGTTTGTAGTGTCAATCTATACATTGTTTGACGCTACTGTCTGAGTACTAAAAATAATCTTGCGTTCTTACCAGCTCAGGGTGGACTATTTGTCAAGTGTAATTTTTGGACTGGTCGGTcgaatttattttgtaagaatAATAATGTCACAGCCCTATTATCAAGAGCAATACACATGTATTACTGACCCACAAAGGAAACACTGCGGGGCATAGGCGTAACCATGGAGGATCGAGAGGGTGCTAGTATCCCCTCATGCATGGACCAGAAACGAATGCTGTTATTACCTTGAACTAGATTACTTTTATTCAATGGTTTAATGCTCTATTTCAGATTCCTGATTAAGAACTgactttttcatataaattgttcGTTAATAGGTTTTCTTATTTTGCGGAACCGCGTGCACCACGCTTTTCGAGACATCTTCTTCTTGAAAACTAATGTGTTAGCTTCATGTTTGATAATTTCAAGTTATCCATACAAGTTATGTATATACAGGCCGGATGGCCTCTGCACCGGAAAGGAAGCTATCTATCTTGATTACTATCTTTTAGATAAAATGCGGGCGCATGAACTTGTTTTAATCTGCTTCTTGCTAGTGACTATTTATGTGGCACAGGTTTACTTGCATCTGCTGTGTTAGTTACTTAGCTCCCTGGAATGCTATCATCTGCCAgtacctatacttcggccgttcagagaatgcgttcctgacacctatcagttagtcacgactatagttcggccattcagagaatgcgttcctgacacgtcgcgattgaactgacgacgtaactacattcattgattattgatataataatgttgttttaatgctcctcaattgttaaaacggtaaacaaccagcaaaaatatttttatcgtaactgcaacgccattgcaaagttacgtcgtcagttcaatcgcgacgtgtcaggaacgcattctctgaatggccgaactataagtacatGATTCGAGCTTTGAATTAATGCGCTATCATGAAATTTTGTATGCTCTTGCTTGAAGTAACCTAAAGTATGTAAAATCATATCAGCTTTTACCGTCTTAAAACAATGTCACTTACGACCTGAGGTCGACTGCTGCAATACACTCGCATTACTAATTATCTGTTTTGTAGCAGATTTGCCCGAACTGAACAATGAACCGAAAACAATGAACGCCGATGATTTCATCAACACAGTTCATCGTCTAATTAAAATGGTTATACGCAAACAGCATCACGTCACTCCGCTACCGCATGCCGCGCCACGCCGATGAGGTACACCCATAATAGATTTTAGAACGTATAAGAACGTCGTATATTCATTAACACGTCAATCGCATTTTTAACCTTATGGCACTGTGATACGGCTCAAAATGCAACATCAGCTAAAAAGAAAACTGCGTACTTGCGTATGCATGTTCGACATCTATTTGTATAGAAGTTTAAGCTTTAAGTGATGTAGTTTTAGGTCCGAAATGGTGCGTTAGATGTGCGAAATAATTAAGCTGGGGACACGCGCTCTCTCGGGGCGGCTGTTCATTCGTGCATAATGGACTCGGGGCATTGCGACGCGACTGACGCTTGACAAAACGTGGTCCGACTTTCACTCTCACTCCAAACCAGTCTAAACCTATAAATAATGGGGTCGCTATATCTGCAGGCGTAGAAATTTGGAAATGCAATTTGTCATTCTCTAATGGGGGCCCTTGCTAATGCTGATATATTAACGATGTTATATGACAAGCtctatatttatcttttatgtttAAGATATAAACATGTACTAGCGAATTCGATATTGGTTTGAATAGTTTTTTATACttgacataatatttaaattatccaGCGCTATTGATATTATCTTCAGCTAATGAATTAATTACAATGAACGAAGCCCGAGGCTTCAGCTTCAGCAAGTAGATACACGTGTGATGCAACACGTTCCTTTGCTTTTTTATTGTAATGCAAAACAGTATACCATTACACTCGGtgttcaaataaataagatCTCTCATGCGTACTGGTTGCCATGTGCCTGTTCACATTATATAGCAAGAAATTTAATTCCTCTAATAACCATACAATGGGTGAACTCGATCCAACACTGATAAGAGTTACTCAGACACGAGTATGTTGTAATCTAGCATACGGTAAGGAGTCAAATGAACAAAGAATCGTAAGTGCAACGGCGTATGCTTATCGTTTGTTTACAGGCCACGTCTTGTTAGACGATGCGGCTGGCGCGCCGACCGGCACGACATGTGTGCATTTTTTGCCCGCCCAAGGAGGCCGCGGGCGCGAGGTTATACACCCATTATTACGTCCTTCCtactttcaattattattatcggGCGGCGGCGCCGCACCCGCGACGGGGAGGAGGAGAGAGGCGCAGCTGCTGCCTACCAATAATCAAGACCTGTCTCGGTCAGAGTGAGACGGAGATAGCCCTGGATAAGTTTTAATATCAAGATAAATAAAGCCACAGACGCTCATATCTTTggttgaattataaatataatacttgaCAAATTATATCACCCCTCAACCAACTTCTGGATCCTTGAGAATCCAAgatatttgataaaaatgtatataaacgATGTAAATCCGAACGCGATAGGAGGCGGATCTCCGAAAATTGCCGAGCGCGCTCGGCGCGGCTTGCCAGTTCGCTCGCCGCAGTTTGGCGGCCGGTCGTGAGGATGGTGCTTTCTGTGCGTGAACAAAGGGAAAATATTGTTTGCAAGTGTAAAGTAGATGATGTCGTCTGAGCCCACAAAAGTGAAGGTGGAATACATAAACGAGGACAAAACCAGCAAGGTAAAGAGTGCAAAGTGAAAGGATGCAGTGTTATTGTGTAACAGATCGGACGCCAGCGGGCAGCGGTCTCGTGTCGGTCGGTGCAGGGGGAGGGCGGGGCGAGTGCGGCCCCGGCCGTGTGGGGCCCGCCAGGCCACACGCAGGAGGTTGTGACCGTGTTGCTAGCAACTCCCTTGCCGAAATAGCATCAGCGTCCTCCTCCGGTTCCTCTTATCATTAATTCCCACCCATTtccaaccaaataaaaaaaaatgttttaaatgctAAGATCGCATCATACTCTATAAAAAGCAATTATCACCAAAAGCCACAGCACATCATAATGAAATAAGAAATTCTAATGGTAGCCATTTTACATTACATGCATGAACTTAAACATAATTTCATGCGAATTATAGTCATAAAGCAAAAGAAACCTGTGTACATACCTTAAATTAACTTATTCGATATGTTGCTGTGATAGCCTACTTAGCAGCTGCATAAAAATCAGTCACGCGATTTGAGGTGGGTGGATCAAAGGGCGGCGGCGGCCTTGCCTGCGACGACTCCCGGCACTTGTTAGGAAAAGGCGTGTCGACTCACAACTATTACGATATATAAACTTTGCGAACTGTTGCAGCTACAAACTTTACACACACGTGGAAACAACTTTTCCGTAACACATAGTAaagatttaaattgaaattaaaacaagTCAAACGGTACAAAAGCTTTCCAAGTCAacgtaaaataacaaaacagacTGAATGAACAATAATGAACATTTTGTCTATGATgatgaagatatttttatttattattcaaaatatcaaTCAATCATTCCGTTTCCTTCTTTTCTTCTGACAATTGACAGGTGccaaattatgaaaacaaacgGATTAATTTGTCTtttgaatttgtaaataattttatatttatttatggaatGCATACATCAAATTTATTTGAGGTGAGAATTTTAAACATATCGTTAATATTTCGTACGCGTATCTATTTCGATTCCATATTGTCACCCAGAGGGGTTCGTTTTGTCGGAGCTTCCTTTGAGCGCGACGAAGAGCCCGAGGCGACGTTCCTGATATTTTCCCCCTTTTTATTCCCCTGATCGCTTTGTGCGCAACTCGGCCGATCTTCAGTAATAATGTACGTATAGAAATACCCATAGTTACACTCATTACGAAGCAAGAAGAGCCAAAAAAACTACAAAGATTCCTGGTGGAACTTTATTTGAATAGGTTCTACTCAATTACTCATAGTGTAGAGAAAGTATGAGACCTATCcttcttaattatttaaattctgcACAATAATTCTGATAACTCTATCAGTAATCATGTACACAGATAGCTACAATACTATTGattgcaataatattattttaaatagctcAAATTTCCTTCAGTGTAAATCCATACAGAAATACGCTATATTTACTTTCCCTAACAATGACATGCTGTAATATTTCTCAAGAATAAATTCCTGTTGAAGATATTTATTGCTATCTCAACAACAACCTCAGACCGTGTCTTGATCTTTGTGATGCAAATTGTCTTACAATTCCCCtaaaaaggtatattactaaagcAATGGATAGATTGAACTCCTGtatgtattgataaaaaaaaaatcttttcattaaataattgtaaaaaatctgTTACAAATTATCCCTACAACACAATTTACCtgctttataaataagttatttgtaCATCACTCCATTTTATATCTAATATTCAATTCACATTATTTTTGTTCCACAAAAATGGTCTCAAAGACATTGAACAAAGTTGTATTAGCCAGTTACTGTAGATCAGaacgtaaataaatgtttttatgctAATTAATCTTTGTAGCAAGGCAATGTCATATGTAAAACacttcattattttatatgtactACCTAAAGGACTGTTTGAGTTGATATATAATCGGACTCTCGTTGGTATTTACTTGAGTAAATAGACCCACTATTTACTCCCTCTGTAAGgacttataaaaaaactaattttaaaagcGAAATAACCACTCACCTTTATGAATCATAGTTAGGAAAATATCTGTTTTGTATTCACAATCTGTATGCATTGAGGAAATTGATatacataaaaacattataataaattcacAATCCAACATATAAAATTCCGttcaaaatgaaattaaaataatttatgtgttGCATATAAATAATTCTGCACTGTTACTGGTGCGGTGCGTCTTATCATAAAACTAGTTAGACTCATTAATTACGTCTAGGAGCTGTCTAGACTTTCTAACCCAAATATACCAGCCTAATTGCAATTCTGTTTGAATAGTCATTATTGGCCTCTTTGATGTCTCACTGCTGTTCACTTCAGATATACATAGACAACTAGCTGTTGTCTGTGGTCCCATCTGCTACCCGGACATGAAGTAAAGTTTACCCAATTTTACTTAAATTGGTTTGAAGGTTTTGGCATGACAGCAAGACAAACATGCAGAGATACTTCTGCTTTATGATCAATATGAGTACCAAGTACTGACAAAAGTTTAAGGCTCATTTTCAGCTACAAACATTCTTTTGTTAAGTTAATCAGGTCTTCACCATCATTATGACTTTGAAGTAGTCATAGCTGATACACGATTCTTACTGAGGTGTAAAAAGAATAATGTTTGGTTACAGGAAGGCAACGGCTCACAGTCGCCCCTAGCTCTCCTGGCGGCGACGTGTAGCCGGCTCGGCGCCGCCACCATGGGACCAGAGCAGCAGCAAGATAATAAGGATCAGCAACAGCATTTTAGTAAGTACTGGTCTATGTCATCCGAGGGTAGTGTAGAGTCCAtatattgaaagaatttttcaatcggttcagttgtttcggagcgaacaaacaaaccaatTGATCCTTTTTGTAAGAGAAGTTAGATTATTTTGCTAAATCATATTGACCTAATTTTAACCGCCTAATATGGTGACACCATAATTTCATGCAAATAGATCAACTGCAGTCACCACAGCTAATAtagtattttaaatacaattttacttgtTCAGTAGCTTTACAGGATATCTTTTATTAGCATTTAGATGTTATATAGACATTATTTTCACAgagatattattttctttttttttattagtaattTGAGTTTCGTACTTATAACCATACTCTAAATCACGTAAAAACTCATATTTTACTTTCCAGGTCCACAGCAACAGCAACAAGCTCAGCAACAACAAGCGCAGCAACAGCAAGCGCAGCAACAACAGGCGCAGCAGCAACAAGCGCAGCAGCAACAGGCGCAACAACAAGCGCAACTCATACAGCAACAAGTGCAGGGCGATGCGGCGACTATTGCCGCGATACAGCAACAGTACTTGCAACAGCAGCAACAACAGCCGCAGTTGAGGGTTATTAGTTCTGCTGTGGTGCAACAGTTGAGGGCACAGGGATTATCGGTAAGTAGAAAACGTAACTATACTTTTCTACAGTTTCTCGGGATCTATGCTTTCTCAGGAAGTACTTACTGGCCTGATTTGTTACATGGTGTATGAAGTGCTATAGCAAAGCTTGTTCTTTTTTCAGGGCAATGAGTTATCAGCAGCAATAGTGAACGCAGCAAATTCGGTTCCAAATGGAATTCAAGTGCAACAGCCACaggtaaattaaacaataatcttttattaatttattttattactaactaTGTGTCTGTTATACACGAACTTGTTAATCATCATCCAACCTTTTTTACTGTCCTACTGCAGGACAAAGGCCTCTTgtcttacgcggtgtcctgcgtgagcgacgaacgcgacgcgacgcgacgctgcgaacgcgacgaacgcgatcaactcaaaggaattccctacatgcggcctatgtgacagtctgcggcgagacgcgacgtaacgcgtacttgttttgagggcgaccagacgcgacaccgcgaactattcagaagcgttgattgttgtgggacaaaaaaaacataaatattaaagaaatcgtttattagtacaaacaagttggaagattgttgctgtctgtactttaaatatgaactttcaagcaaaattgtaacacaacttctccatgatttgagaagtaatgaccaaaatcacgtaggacatctgtcgcgtatagcatcgcgtcgcattacgtcgcgtcgtgttgcgtcgcgtcgcgtcgcgttcgtcgctcacgcaggacaccgcgttatcaGAGAACGACACCACGATTTGATCAAGGCCGGTTGGCTATATCAGacttagttatattttcattatttttatggagcatcaaacaaaaatgtttaagttATCTTGAAAGTATAATATATAACAGACATATGTTGTGTTGTTTCCAGGTGATATCGATGCAACAGTTGCAGTCGTTACTGGGAGGCGGCGTGGTTTCGGGAGAAGGTGCTACGTATCAGAACACGCCGCAGCAACTCTTGCAGATACATCCGCAGTTGTTACAAGTATGTATTTGCAGTTATTgcagttataaaaatagtagcagtagaaaattatttagttttaactcaCTCTTTGGGAtcttaaaacttttaaagaatttttGTATTCATgcttaaataatacattaaaatactGTCCCAAACAAATTGTCACATTTTCGGCCCCCTATTAaacctaaaataaatactagTTACATAGACGTAGTGAACAGTTGgctaaaaatacttattattggACATTATTTGTGAGAAAATCTTTCATCCAGTATTACCAAGGCGTTacccaagtaactgggttgaggaggtcagacatgTAGTTTCTTCAttccgttagactggaagccgaacccaagaTAGTAGGGAAAAGGTGAGATAATTCACATTTAAATACTAATGTTACACTACTCATTACAGCAACAACAGGGTGTGTACGGCGGGTGCCTGGTAGGCGGCGTGGGCGGCGTGGCTCCCATGCAGGCCGTCACCGTCGACGGACAAGATGCGCTGTTCATACCCGCACAACATGCTCAGGTAACTTACTGTAactatgattaattttaaatataaactgagGAAATGGTCACTAAAATCATAAAGACTTACATACCTCGCAATAGAAACAAGAGCcatagccgaccccaacttagttgggaaaaggcttgggacatgatgatgatgatatactgTGTGACACTTGCAATTCTGCAAAATTTTAAAGCAATGTCTTAATGAAATGTTAGTATATACTGTGAGATGTGACCTATTTTCTGATATTGTAGCTCCCAAAATATGCTTGGGAAAACGtcgaaaattaatacaataggGAAAAATCGGTATTGAATTTCACTAAGTGTATACATATTATTGTTTCTGGCAGTACTTATAATATTCACACAatatatgatattttatttcagaatttCTCAGGCATGGGTCAAGTGAGCCTTGTAAACGGCCAGTTGGTGCGGACGCCTGTCCTGCCCGCTGGCTTCCTACAGAACGTCATGCATTTACCCACCGGTATGTAACATCAACGCCTTTTTTTGTAAACCACTTTTTATATTAGCTTAGTTTTatcgtaaaataatttaaagccataaattccaaaataattctaaataatATGATTCCTCTATAGAGGACGTAAATCGCTTTATCGTAGGTCCAGTTTGAACTGGTTGTTGTAGGTTTTTCATAAGCTTTGATTTCACTAAACCTCACAGACAGCTTCGGGATTGCTTTGGGATTAACTTTCCATTCAAAGGCTTCGCTTTTCAACTAAAACATTCATTCTCTTCTGTACCAATGAAACTAAAACATATCACTCCATTTATCATGAGGTAGTCTTTTCTGTAGACTAgatgtgaaaaaaaatctataagaaATATATATCCATGCATGTGTGTCAAAGTTATTTGTATTAGTCGATGTTAAAATTAGAAATTTGGTTTTGAATTAAGATTTCTATAATTTTGGCTgtccaattatatttttttacatcttATTATCAACAATATAGACTCCAATAAAACATTGACAAACAATGTTGGATACTTTACACAACTAGTCACCATCGCATGTTCTTTGCTTCTAACGTACAACTGtcatactaatctgtgtttttCCGCCCCCTACCCCCCACCCCACCCGCTAGCAGAGCAGCAGGCGACCGTCACCATCCCGGGCACTAACCTTACCATCCCTATAAGCGCTTTGACGGGGAACCAACCCATGATTACCATCCCGGGGTCGAACATATCTCTGCCGGGGCTTCAGGCCAATCAGACGATCACGATCCCGACCAGTCAGGCGATATCCATCCCGTGTAGTTCCGCCGGAGTCACGCCTGCCGACAAGCAGGCCAACGGGAAAGACAACAAGCCGCCCACCAGCCCCAATGGACAAGGTTGGTGAACAGGTCACGAGTGGACTGTTTTGATCGTCGATCGCGGTGTGTGTGTGTTACGGATGAAAGATATGACTATGACTTGAAATTTTTAGGCTGCGGAATGCACTGTTATAAAATTAGACTTCAGAAAATTCTGCTCATGCTCGTTTTGACAGTAATCAACTTGCATAGTAAGAGAGACAAAATATTCAAACAGAAAGCGTATCGGAACGTATCCAGGATTGTATATCaccatacaaacaaaaaaaaaattttctattAACTTTTTCACATCATGCCCATAATTCATGTAATAAGACTTCgtcctcgaattttgcgggcagcggggcggcagcggcggcggcgcgggcggtcaccgagtgcaccgctcgttgcccgctcccgcgccgctgtattcgagggccggtccatttgattatacgcgtaagatcctgccgctcccgcgccgccaccgctgccgccccgctgcccgcaaaattcgaggccgaggcctaagcGATTTTATTATCATggatattaaaaaatcttataattaGTATTCTTGTAATGCCATTTGTAGTACTGTTCCTACATCCAAGTGTAGTCATGTAATTTTTATCCGTAACATACACATTGTAAATACCATTTTCCATGGCGTTAGGTAAGTATTTGCTTCATAAATCGTATTAATGAATCTCAGACATTTCAATAACGGAAGTTCTCACATTCATCCTAATTTCGTCTCCCAAGCTTTACAATAGAATCTtgcaattacattttatttgcttttgtgTTTAACTACTCATGCACTTTTCGCTGTCATTAGTTCACCTtttaacaaaaagtattttgtcTCTTCACATTAGCTGCAATGAACATCACAACATCaataaactattataaaaatacagtgaaGATTTTAGCTATTCcttcaaaataacttttaaatctGTCGGATGTGTTACATTAAAAATTACGCATATTCGAAAGTTGCTCGAGCGTAATAGTCTGTGACTGTACATGCACTTCATAAGTATATTTGACCGCAGAACTTTCTGAAATGCTGTAAagtattgatataaaataatgcaaaaattacttttaaaatgtttgagttatttttcatatttctgGGGTCATTTATATGCTTTGTTACAATGTGTTAGTGTAAGCAATTAGTTTTAGAGCTTTTTATGTAGATAGATTGTCAAGTAaagcagattttttaaatttatatttttaagacatGGGTGGTATAAAACATACCATGTAACCTAATAGATAGTTAAGAAGATACTGTACTATTACGcagaaaatagtttttatacaAGCTATATCATCACTGGCCCAGTGATAAAAAGgcttaattaaagtttttctgaCATCATCTAAATCGGTTGAACTTCTTAGATTCCAAATCGGAGTTCCTAGCTAGTCCTCAATTTAATGTTTGCGTAAGCTTCTTGTTCAACATTACCtactcaattttttatttgtccTAGGTGAACGACAAATATAAAGCAATTTTTTCTATGAataacagtaaaatatatttacgaaaCAAAAGAGGCAGACATTAAACCTTACCTGAGATACTCTGAACAATAAAACATGTTCCAAATTCAAGTTCACACAACAATTCCTACCATTTCGCTTTACATTTGTCGTTCACCACACCATACCTCAATCACACCTCTAACCTAACTTTCCCCcaggcggcagcggcggcaTCGCGGTCCGCGGCGGCGTGGGCGGCATGGGCATGGTGCCGGTGCAGGTGCCGGTCAGCGTGGCGAACGGGCACACGGTGTACCAGACCGTACATCTGCCCGTACACGCGCCGCAGCACTTGCAGATTATACCGCAATTGCAACAGGTGTGTAGTGGTTAATGCTGTTGGGATTGTCATCAGAGATTCAGCATGAATTTACAAAAGTATAGAGAAATACAGCTCTACATTTTGGAAAAGAAAACATGAAAACCTTTACTACCTTACAACGTGGTCTTAAAAAGTACTGGTATAAAAAGGTAACTAATGGTCGAAACTTAGCACTAAAGCCGGTACTTTTAAGACCAGTTTTTAGTCTTGTGGAAttactaatatatattttttgtaacaagtACAGTTTAGACGATGTCTTCCATCACTTTATGTTAATAATGAAGTGGGATGACAACATGCCTTGTTTTTGTACAGATGCAAGCTCAACCTCAGATGGCGAGTGTGTTAACGCCATCAGGACAAATTCAGCAAATACAAATAGCGTCACTGGCTAATGTGCAGGTAATATTATCATTTTCTCTGTTTCTATTGTCTACTATGTTACTTAGTCTATACTCTTATTTGTATGTACAGTTCTTTGTTCACCTATTATAATTCGTAGTAGCAAAAGTAtcaaagccagaaagtctgacaaccagtcttagttAGGAGCTCACCTGgtgagactggaaaccgacAAGCCTAGGCAAATGAGTAGCAAAAGTATATTTCATGGTCAGGATATATTGAATCCACAAAAATATACACACCTTGAATTTAGGACTTAACTGTGCCCAAGAATGGCGAGCTACTATTGTTGTATTATCCTACTACTcagaagaaaaaacaaaaccacAATGCTTCTATTCAAGCCaaacatatttacaacaatCGATTCTGCGGACTC encodes:
- the LOC124645990 gene encoding transcription factor Sp3-like isoform X8, which produces MMSSEPTKVKVEYINEDKTSKEGNGSQSPLALLAATCSRLGAATMGPEQQQDNKDQQQHFSPQQQQQAQQQQAQQQQAQQQQAQQQQAQQQQAQQQAQLIQQQVQGDAATIAAIQQQYLQQQQQQPQLRVISSAVVQQLRAQGLSGNELSAAIVNAANSVPNGIQVQQPQVISMQQLQSLLGGGVVSGEGATYQNTPQQLLQIHPQLLQQQQGVYGGCLVGGVGGVAPMQAVTVDGQDALFIPAQHAQNFSGMGQVSLVNGQLVRTPVLPAGFLQNVMHLPTGGSGGIAVRGGVGGMGMVPVQVPVSVANGHTVYQTVHLPVHAPQHLQIIPQLQQMQAQPQMASVLTPSGQIQQIQIASLANVQQGGGAQGGGNAGQSPATITLQAVSNPMQADSGSMQQQQPSQTIITSTPTGQQVTVIPASSNVPTLGVGGLGGAVQLVPALGLPGVQLAQLQQTQPQAAQPLIGQQIQQDPNEPGKWQVVTTHTTSGGSAATTPQPAECEAAKMRPSSPGQGKRLMKRVACTCPNCDQGENRLMDRKKQHVCHIAGCNKVYGKTSHLRAHLRWHSGERPFLCNWLFCGKRFTRSDELQRHRRTHTGEKRFECPECRKRFMRSDHLAKHVRIHTKNRITEVATSTQSMYSDSGDDSCDEKMMLTIETVHNEGDGEDKMVLRPSPKMEPDHIDS
- the LOC124645990 gene encoding transcription factor Sp2-like isoform X2; amino-acid sequence: MMSSEPTKVKVEYINEDKTSKEGNGSQSPLALLAATCSRLGAATMGPEQQQDNKDQQQHFSPQQQQQAQQQQAQQQQAQQQQAQQQQAQQQQAQQQAQLIQQQVQGDAATIAAIQQQYLQQQQQQPQLRVISSAVVQQLRAQGLSGNELSAAIVNAANSVPNGIQVQQPQVISMQQLQSLLGGGVVSGEGATYQNTPQQLLQIHPQLLQQQQGVYGGCLVGGVGGVAPMQAVTVDGQDALFIPAQHAQNFSGMGQVSLVNGQLVRTPVLPAGFLQNVMHLPTEQQATVTIPGTNLTIPISALTGNQPMITIPGSNISLPGLQANQTITIPTSQAISIPCSSAGVTPADKQANGKDNKPPTSPNGQGGSGGIAVRGGVGGMGMVPVQVPVSVANGHTVYQTVHLPVHAPQHLQIIPQLQQMQAQPQMASVLTPSGQIQQIQIASLANVQQGGGAQGGGNAGQSPATITLQAVSNPMQADSGSMQQQQPSQTIITSTPTGQQVTVIPASSNVPTLGVGGLGGAVQLVPALGLPGVQLAQLQQTQPQAAQPLIGQQIQQDPNEPGKWQVVTTHTTSGGSAATTPQPAECEAAKMRPSSPGQGKRLMKRVACTCPNCDQGENRLMDRKKQHVCHIAGCNKVYGKTSHLRAHLRWHSGERPFLCNWLFCGKRFTRSDELQRHRRTHTGEKRFECPECRKRFMRSDHLAKHVRIHTKNRITEVATSTQSMYSDSGDDSCDEKMMLTIETVHNEGDGEDKMVLRPSPKMEPDHIDS
- the LOC124645990 gene encoding transcription factor Sp2-like isoform X7 translates to MGPEQQQDNKDQQQHFSPQQQQQAQQQQAQQQQAQQQQAQQQQAQQQQAQQQAQLIQQQVQGDAATIAAIQQQYLQQQQQQPQLRVISSAVVQQLRAQGLSGNELSAAIVNAANSVPNGIQVQQPQVISMQQLQSLLGGGVVSGEGATYQNTPQQLLQIHPQLLQQQQGVYGGCLVGGVGGVAPMQAVTVDGQDALFIPAQHAQNFSGMGQVSLVNGQLVRTPVLPAGFLQNVMHLPTAEQQATVTIPGTNLTIPISALTGNQPMITIPGSNISLPGLQANQTITIPTSQAISIPCSSAGVTPADKQANGKDNKPPTSPNGQGGSGGIAVRGGVGGMGMVPVQVPVSVANGHTVYQTVHLPVHAPQHLQIIPQLQQMQAQPQMASVLTPSGQIQQIQIASLANVQQGGGAQGGGNAGQSPATITLQAVSNPMQADSGSMQQQQPSQTIITSTPTGQQVTVIPASSNVPTLGVGGLGGAVQLVPALGLPGVQLAQLQQTQPQAAQPLIGQQIQQDPNEPGKWQVVTTHTTSGGSAATTPQPAECEAAKMRPSSPGQGKRLMKRVACTCPNCDQGENRLMDRKKQHVCHIAGCNKVYGKTSHLRAHLRWHSGERPFLCNWLFCGKRFTRSDELQRHRRTHTGEKRFECPECRKRFMRSDHLAKHVRIHTKNRITEVATSTQSMYSDSGDDSCDEKMMLTIETVHNEGDGEDKMVLRPSPKMEPDHIDS